From a single Pseudomonas cremoricolorata genomic region:
- the hemF gene encoding oxygen-dependent coproporphyrinogen oxidase gives MSSRTEAVKAYLLDLQDRICAALEGEDGSARFVEDAWVRDAGGGGRTRVIGDGQVIEKGGVNFSHVFGSGLPPSASAHRPELAGRGFEALGVSLVIHPHNPHVPTSHANVRFFSAEKEGEEPVWWFGGGFDLTPYYGVEEDCIHWHRVAEQACAPFGADVYPRYKAWCDRYFHLKHRGEPRGIGGLFFDDLNEWDFDTCFAFIRAIGDAYIDAYLPIVQRRKHATYTAEQREFQEFRRGRYVEFNLVYDRGTLFGLQSGGRTESILMSLPPQVRWGYDWKPAPGSEEARLTEYFLQDRDWLGQQTHG, from the coding sequence ATGTCCAGCCGCACCGAGGCCGTCAAAGCCTACCTGCTCGATCTGCAAGACCGCATCTGCGCCGCCCTCGAAGGTGAAGACGGCAGCGCCCGCTTCGTCGAAGACGCCTGGGTCCGCGATGCCGGTGGTGGTGGGCGGACGCGGGTGATTGGCGACGGCCAGGTGATCGAAAAAGGCGGGGTGAATTTTTCCCATGTGTTCGGCAGTGGCCTGCCGCCTTCGGCCAGCGCCCATCGTCCAGAACTGGCCGGGCGTGGGTTCGAGGCCCTGGGCGTGTCGCTGGTGATCCACCCGCACAACCCGCACGTGCCCACTTCCCACGCCAATGTGCGTTTCTTCAGCGCTGAAAAAGAGGGCGAAGAACCGGTCTGGTGGTTCGGCGGCGGCTTCGACCTGACCCCCTACTACGGCGTCGAGGAAGACTGCATTCACTGGCACCGCGTGGCCGAGCAGGCCTGCGCGCCGTTTGGCGCCGATGTCTACCCGCGCTACAAGGCCTGGTGCGACCGCTACTTCCACCTCAAGCACCGCGGCGAGCCACGTGGCATTGGCGGGCTGTTCTTCGATGACCTCAATGAGTGGGATTTCGACACCTGCTTCGCCTTCATTCGCGCCATCGGTGACGCCTACATCGACGCCTACCTGCCCATCGTCCAGCGCCGCAAGCACGCCACCTACACGGCCGAGCAGCGTGAGTTCCAGGAGTTTCGCCGGGGTCGCTACGTCGAATTCAACCTGGTGTACGACCGTGGCACCCTGTTCGGCCTGCAATCGGGCGGGCGCACCGAGTCTATTCTGATGTCGCTGCCGCCCCAGGTGCGCTGGGGCTACGATTGGAAGCCGGCGCCTGGCAGCGAGGAAGCGCGCCTGACCGAGTACTTCCTGCAAGACCGTGACTGGCTCGGCCAGCAGACCCATGGATAA
- the aroE gene encoding shikimate dehydrogenase, translating into MDQYVVFGNPIGHSKSPLIQGLFAEQTGQDMAYSTLLAPLDDFSNCALGFFKVGRGANVTVPFKEQALQLCDSLTPRARRAGAVNTLSKLADDTLQGDNTDGAGLVRDLTVNAGLALGGKRILILGAGGAVRGVLEPILALRPQSLVIANRTVEKAERLAQEFAELGPVAASGFAWLQEPVDLIINATAASLAGELPPIADSLVEPGRTVCYDMMYGKEPTPFCRWASELGAAQVLDGLGMLVEQAAEAFHGWRGVRPQSAPVLAELRRQLAAS; encoded by the coding sequence ATGGACCAGTACGTCGTATTCGGCAACCCCATCGGTCACAGCAAGTCGCCGCTGATCCAGGGCCTGTTCGCCGAGCAGACGGGTCAGGACATGGCCTACAGCACACTGCTGGCGCCGCTGGACGACTTCAGCAACTGTGCGCTGGGCTTCTTCAAGGTCGGGCGCGGTGCCAACGTCACCGTGCCGTTCAAGGAACAAGCCTTGCAACTGTGCGACAGCCTCACCCCGCGCGCCCGTCGTGCCGGTGCGGTCAATACACTGAGCAAACTGGCCGACGACACCTTGCAGGGCGACAACACCGATGGTGCCGGGCTGGTGCGCGACCTGACCGTCAACGCCGGGCTGGCGCTGGGCGGCAAGCGTATTCTGATTCTCGGTGCAGGTGGCGCCGTACGCGGGGTGCTGGAGCCGATTCTGGCCCTGCGTCCGCAGTCGCTGGTGATTGCCAACCGCACTGTGGAAAAAGCCGAACGACTGGCCCAGGAATTCGCCGAACTCGGGCCGGTGGCCGCCAGTGGATTCGCCTGGTTGCAGGAACCGGTGGATCTGATCATCAACGCCACTGCCGCCAGCCTTGCCGGGGAACTGCCGCCGATCGCCGACAGCCTGGTCGAGCCAGGGCGCACGGTGTGCTACGACATGATGTACGGCAAAGAGCCCACGCCCTTCTGCCGCTGGGCCAGCGAGCTGGGCGCGGCGCAGGTGCTCGATGGCCTGGGCATGCTGGTCGAGCAGGCAGCCGAAGCGTTCCATGGCTGGCGCGGCGTCAGGCCGCAGAGCGCGCCGGTACTGGCCGAGTTGCGTCGGCAACTGGCCGCCAGCTAA
- a CDS encoding SulP family inorganic anion transporter: MPRLSSLLPFLVWLPRQSGRSLLQDLLVGLSGAILALPQSIAYALIAGLPAEYGLYAAIVPVLIASLFGSSWHLICGPTAAISVVLYASVSPLAVSGSDDYVTLVLLLTFLAGIFQWLLGMLRFGAVVNFVSHSVVLGFTLGAAVVIALGQLPNLLGLDLRSQATALKTLESLLSHVGEIDGPSLALGVATLLLGLALKRLRPRWPGLLISLFSVSLLAWALPSWFAQVPRVPAFIGHLPPLSPLPLLDVESMLRLLPSAVALGMLGLVTSLSIARSLSARSEQLIDADQEIRAQGASNMIGAWFSGSLSSGSFTRSGLNLEAGARSPMAGVFSALWVALFALIGAGLIAHLPIPAMAGGILLISWGLIDHRAIRALLRVSRSEFLVMLLTAAATLLLELQTAIYAGVLASLFFYLKRTSRPRVQQVCEGEADVLRVGGSIFFGAAHYLQARLQRCQGPQVVIDARQINFIDYSGVDMLHREARRLQRAGGSLTLRRAPLQVIEELRKLEGQEACPILFED; this comes from the coding sequence ATGCCCCGCCTTAGCTCGCTGCTACCGTTTCTCGTCTGGCTACCCCGACAATCGGGTCGCAGCCTGCTGCAAGACCTGCTGGTGGGCCTGAGCGGCGCCATCCTTGCCTTGCCGCAGTCCATCGCCTACGCCCTAATCGCCGGCCTGCCGGCAGAATATGGCCTGTACGCGGCCATCGTCCCGGTACTGATCGCTTCGCTGTTCGGCTCGTCCTGGCACCTGATCTGCGGACCGACGGCGGCGATTTCCGTAGTGCTGTATGCCAGCGTGAGTCCCCTTGCGGTAAGCGGCAGCGACGATTACGTCACATTGGTTTTGCTGCTGACCTTCCTCGCGGGCATTTTCCAGTGGCTGCTGGGCATGCTGCGGTTCGGCGCGGTGGTCAATTTCGTCTCCCATTCAGTGGTGCTGGGCTTCACGCTTGGCGCGGCGGTGGTCATCGCCTTGGGCCAGTTGCCCAACCTGTTGGGGCTCGACCTGCGCAGTCAGGCCACCGCGCTGAAGACGTTGGAAAGCCTGCTCAGCCATGTTGGCGAGATCGATGGGCCGTCATTGGCGCTGGGCGTGGCGACCCTGCTGCTGGGGCTGGCGCTGAAGCGGCTGCGGCCACGTTGGCCGGGGCTGTTGATCAGCCTGTTCAGCGTCAGCCTGTTGGCCTGGGCGCTGCCGTCGTGGTTCGCCCAGGTGCCGAGAGTGCCGGCGTTCATCGGACATCTGCCGCCGCTGAGCCCGTTGCCGCTGCTCGACGTGGAATCGATGTTGCGCCTGCTGCCCAGTGCCGTGGCGCTGGGCATGCTGGGCCTGGTGACCAGTCTGTCGATTGCCCGCTCGCTGTCGGCGCGCTCCGAGCAACTGATCGACGCCGACCAGGAGATTCGCGCCCAGGGCGCGTCGAACATGATCGGTGCGTGGTTCTCCGGCTCGCTGTCGTCCGGCTCGTTCACCCGCTCCGGACTCAACCTCGAAGCCGGCGCCCGCTCGCCCATGGCCGGGGTGTTTTCTGCGCTATGGGTGGCGCTATTCGCGCTGATCGGTGCGGGACTGATCGCGCATCTGCCGATTCCGGCGATGGCCGGCGGCATCCTGCTGATCAGTTGGGGGCTGATCGACCACCGCGCCATTCGCGCGCTGTTGCGGGTCAGCCGCTCGGAGTTTCTGGTAATGCTGCTGACCGCTGCGGCCACCTTGTTGCTGGAGCTGCAGACCGCCATCTATGCGGGGGTGCTGGCCTCACTGTTCTTCTACCTCAAACGCACCTCACGGCCGCGCGTGCAACAGGTATGCGAAGGCGAGGCTGATGTGCTGCGAGTAGGCGGGTCGATCTTCTTCGGTGCGGCGCATTATCTGCAGGCGCGCCTGCAGCGCTGCCAGGGCCCACAGGTGGTGATCGACGCCCGGCAGATCAACTTCATCGACTACTCCGGCGTCGACATGCTGCACCGCGAAGCCCGTCGACTGCAGCGCGCTGGCGGCAGCCTGACCTTGCGCCGAGCGCCGCTGCAGGTGATCGAAGAGCTGCGCAAGCTCGAAGGGCAGGAGGCCTGCCCGATCCTGTTCGAGGATTGA
- the choX gene encoding choline ABC transporter substrate-binding protein: MTKFSTHIIAMAVSLSAVAAHAADDASCSTVKLADPGWSDIASTNAIARLLLEGLGYDVKIDSLAVPIIYGGLKDGKVDAFLGNWMPAQQGFHDKFVATGDVQRLSRNLQGTQFTLAVPDYVWNGGVKDFADLQKHAKQFGQKLYGIGSGAPANLSLKEIIDADTFGLGKWKLVESSEQAMLTQVDRAVKNQQYIAFLGWTPHPMNVKLKMKYLTGGEQWFGDEGEVNTLVRKGYPQACPNAAKLLSNLSFTLDMENTIMAEVVDKKLSFDAAAKAWVKAHPQVLDAWLAGVTSKSGDDGLKAVKAAL, encoded by the coding sequence ATGACCAAGTTCTCCACGCATATCATCGCAATGGCCGTGAGCCTCAGCGCCGTCGCCGCCCACGCCGCGGACGACGCCTCATGCAGTACCGTAAAACTCGCCGACCCTGGCTGGAGCGATATCGCCTCGACCAACGCCATTGCTCGCCTACTGCTCGAAGGCCTGGGCTATGACGTGAAGATCGACAGCTTGGCCGTGCCAATCATTTATGGCGGCCTCAAGGACGGCAAAGTCGATGCCTTCCTCGGCAACTGGATGCCGGCGCAACAGGGTTTCCACGACAAGTTCGTCGCCACGGGCGATGTACAGCGCCTGTCGCGCAATCTGCAAGGCACCCAGTTCACCTTGGCAGTCCCTGATTATGTGTGGAATGGCGGCGTGAAGGACTTCGCCGACCTGCAAAAGCACGCCAAGCAGTTCGGCCAAAAGTTGTACGGCATCGGCTCTGGCGCGCCGGCCAACCTGTCGCTCAAGGAAATCATCGATGCCGATACATTCGGCCTGGGCAAATGGAAGCTGGTCGAATCCAGCGAGCAGGCCATGCTCACCCAGGTCGACCGCGCCGTGAAGAATCAGCAGTACATCGCCTTCCTCGGCTGGACCCCGCACCCGATGAACGTGAAGCTGAAGATGAAGTACCTGACCGGTGGCGAGCAGTGGTTCGGTGACGAAGGCGAGGTGAACACGCTGGTGCGCAAGGGTTATCCACAAGCCTGCCCGAATGCCGCGAAGTTGTTGAGCAACCTGAGCTTCACCCTCGACATGGAGAACACCATCATGGCCGAGGTTGTGGATAAAAAGCTCAGCTTCGATGCGGCTGCCAAAGCCTGGGTCAAGGCTCATCCACAAGTGCTGGATGCCTGGCTGGCCGGAGTCACCAGCAAAAGCGGAGACGACGGTCTGAAGGCGGTCAAGGCAGCACTTTGA